The genomic region CCGCCCGCGCGGCAGCCGCACCGGCCTGCGGTCCGCGCCCTCCTCCAGCACCGGCGCGACCAGCAGCGCGTCACCCAGCAGGAAGGCGTCCTCGCAGTCCCGCAACTCCCGGTCCCCCGGGGCGCCCCACCACACCGGCCGCACATACGGCGCACCCGTCAGCCGGGCAAGCTGCGCCAGCGTCACGAAGTACGGGTGCATCCGCTCCCGCTCATCCAGCGCACGCTTGGCGTGCGCCAGTACCTCCGGCCCGAATTCCCACGGCTCCCGGCGCCCCGCGTCGATGGCCGCGTGCGTACGGAACAACGGCATGTACGAGCCCAGTTGGAACCAGCGCAGATACAGCTCCGGCGACGGCGACCCGTCGAACCCGCCGACGTCGGGCCCCGAATACGGCACCCCGCAGAGCCCGAGCCCCAGCACCAGGGCCAACGAGGCCCGGAGCCCCGGCCACCCCGTCGCCACGTCACCGGACCAGGTGCCGCCGTACCGCTGCAGCCCCGCCCAGCCCGAACGGGAGAACAGGAACGGCCGCTCGTCAGGGCGCAGCCGGCACAGCGCCTCGTACCCGGCCATCGCCATCGCCAGGGCGTACACGTTGTGGGCCTCCCGGTGGTCCCCGCCCCGGCCCTCCAGCGAGTGCCGGGACGAGCGGGGGAGCGACGGATCCCCGAAGGCCGAGAACGACACCGGTTCGTTCATGTCGTGCCACACCCCGGCGAACCCCTGGCCGAGCCGCTCCTCGTACAGCGTGCCCCACCATTCGCGCACCGCAGGATCGGTGAAATCCGGATACACGCACTCGCCCGGCCACACCTCGCCCAGCACAGGAAAGCCCTGCGGGTCCCGGACGAACGCGCCCTCCGTACCGACCTCCATGCCGCTGTCGAACACCGTGTTGCCCGCCGACGCCCGCACCGCCGGATCGACGATCGAGACGAGCCTGACGCCGTCCTCGCGCAGCTCCTTCGCCAGCCGGGGGAGGCCGGGGAACCGCTCCCGGTCGACCGTGAAGACCTGATGCGCGTCGTAGTGGTCGATGTCCAGATGCAGCACCGACAGCGGCAGCCCCCGCTCCCGGTACCCCGCGACGACCCGCCGCACCTCCTGCTCGCTGCCGAACCCCCAGCGGGCGTGCTGCGGACCGAGTGCCCACGAGGGCGGCAGCGCGGGCGCGCCCGTCAGCGCCGTCCAGCTCCGCAGCACCTTGGCCGGCGTACCCACGACCACCCAGCAGCGGAGCGGACCGCCCTCCATCCGCACCTCGCACGCGCCCGGCCGGTCGTGTCCCGATCCCGCGCCCTCCTCGCCCTCACGGAGTGTCACCCGGCCCGCCCAGGAGTTGTCGTGGAACGCCAGGTGGGTCCCCGCGTCCGAGACCACCACCTGCACCGGCATCGTCAGATACAGCGGATCGTCCCCCGGCCCGAAACGACCGCCCGGATCGGTGTTCCACAGCCGGTACGTCCCCTCCCTCAGCCTCGGACCGCCGGCCCGGCCGCCCAGCCCGAAGAAGCGGGCGTCGGCGGGGACCTCGGACCGCTGCACCCACCGCGCCGGTCCCCCCTCCACCGGCTCCCACCAGCGCGGCGGCAGCTCCCGGCGCAGCACCACGCCGCCCGGCGTACGCAACTCGAGCGCACCGTGCCGCGACACGGCGACCGTCAGCCGCTCCGACACCACCTGCCAGCCGCCGTTCGTGTCCGGCTCCAGCCGCGCCCGCGTATCGGCCTCCGGCCCGTCTCCCGGCAGGGCGTACGAGGGCAACGGCCCGGCGCCGTCCCAGGACCAGAACACCGCACCGCCCACCGCCACCCTGATCCGCAGCTGCGAACGGGCGAACCGCACGACTCCGCCGCCCGGCCCG from Streptomyces sp. QL37 harbors:
- a CDS encoding glycoside hydrolase family 31 protein, with the translated sequence MDGRDLVRSVKMVGSVQGMRTVRSAWRRRRADARALASRGAERARVPGLLIGAEPGPGGGVVRFARSQLRIRVAVGGAVFWSWDGAGPLPSYALPGDGPEADTRARLEPDTNGGWQVVSERLTVAVSRHGALELRTPGGVVLRRELPPRWWEPVEGGPARWVQRSEVPADARFFGLGGRAGGPRLREGTYRLWNTDPGGRFGPGDDPLYLTMPVQVVVSDAGTHLAFHDNSWAGRVTLREGEEGAGSGHDRPGACEVRMEGGPLRCWVVVGTPAKVLRSWTALTGAPALPPSWALGPQHARWGFGSEQEVRRVVAGYRERGLPLSVLHLDIDHYDAHQVFTVDRERFPGLPRLAKELREDGVRLVSIVDPAVRASAGNTVFDSGMEVGTEGAFVRDPQGFPVLGEVWPGECVYPDFTDPAVREWWGTLYEERLGQGFAGVWHDMNEPVSFSAFGDPSLPRSSRHSLEGRGGDHREAHNVYALAMAMAGYEALCRLRPDERPFLFSRSGWAGLQRYGGTWSGDVATGWPGLRASLALVLGLGLCGVPYSGPDVGGFDGSPSPELYLRWFQLGSYMPLFRTHAAIDAGRREPWEFGPEVLAHAKRALDERERMHPYFVTLAQLARLTGAPYVRPVWWGAPGDRELRDCEDAFLLGDALLVAPVLEEGADRRPVRLPRGRWYDTATGQAYEGPGQAVVVAPLSRIPVLARAGAVIPVRGPDGALELEVWAPPAGRTGGGLVVRDAGDGWARSEVERYTSRLRAGRVVVERDGEEGLVPYPVRVRGLPGPA